The sequence AGCTGGATTCGCTGGCCGAGCAGCTCCGTGAAAAAAAGTGCAGTAACAAGGTACAGGATAGGCTGCTCCAGATTAGCAATTTAACTGAAGTTGCTAAGAAAGTTCTGAATAAGCGGTGCGGAGAACCATTGGGGGCAGCGCACCTCATCCATTCCTTGTTTACAGATGGCTGGACCATGAATAAACAGACTTTCCTGCAGCTGATAACGCTGCCGAACGGCAAGGATTTGAAAGAGGAGCGGAGTCGAGAGGAGCTTCTGTCACTTATTCCGGAACAGATCGGATTTGAGGAATTAAACAGATTGGTATTTATGGATCTGATCGAGGATAGCAAGGACCGGTATCTGTTTGAAGCTTTTCGCTTTGAATTTGGTGAAGCGCTTATGCGTAATGAGGCGCTTGGTCTTGAGTTGTTTGATGAGGTGATGTTTGCAAATCTTGGATTCGCCGAATCATTGAGTACTGACTCAGGTCAGAGTTTTGCGCCCGTGCCGATTAAAAAGTACCAAAGCTTTATCGGATCTGCAGAATTTAAACATTTGATCCGTGACCCGTACGTGATGGATTTAGCAGAATCTATGACGGGATATAATGGTTTGACATTGATGGATGTTCTTGCTGGTTTTGAAAATTCAGTATCTGTGAACGAAAATGGTAGACGCTCAATTCGATTAGAGTCTGTGGAAGCAAACCTGCTTCCAGAAGGATTCTTCAAAAAAGCTATTGAGTTAATAGATTTGGCTGGCCAACCCCAAGGCCGGTGGCAGAAAGGAGAATAGGTATTAGTATGGTTCAACAACCGGGAGGAGAATACGAAATGGATATTTCAATCTGGGCACAGCTGAATCAAGTCAAGATGCGGGTGCTTGAACTGACCAGCGCGCTGATGGAAGAAGATGAAGAGGTATTTACCAGAGAACAAGCTATTCTGGATCTGATGGATATCTCCAAGGAGCTCTTTTATCTGGAAGAGAAGGCCATGAATCAGATGGATCGAACCGATAGGAGGCAGGTTTCCGAACTGGCCGCGTACAAGGACAGCCTTCGTCAAACGAAAAACGCCTCCGGTGCGCCAACACCAGAGACGTTCGATAAATCAGTTATGTAATTCCTACTGAAATGAATTATACCGCATCCTGCTTATAGGAATCAACTATTAAAATTTAATCTTTTATTGTCAGGGGGAATAAAGTTGTGTGCAAAATCAGTGTGGAGGAACGGGCACGGCCGCCCACATCAATTTTAAGCTGACTTTCGTGTTATCTGCATAGCGTTTTTCAACCTTTGTAGATGAACGAAGGTAAACATATCCACTAATCCGCAAGGCCTGTCAAAACATGAGATTTAACAGGGAAGGAGGTGTATCTTGAATGAACCGATCCGAACAGAAGCGAATCGCAGACCTGGAGTCGATCCGGACTGAAGAGAATACTCATATTGTGGATTCGGCAATCTCCAGCGGGGCGACCGCTGAAGCGACTGCGCTCCATATTATGCAGCAACGGGCAGAAGCAAATAAAATGGTTGATCATATTGCAGCTTATGCAAATCTAAATCGCATGAAGTAGGGTTTATCACAGTTTCATATCAACTACAAGGAGAGATAACAGATGATTAAAGAAATTGAAATTTTTGAGCAAACACGCGCTAATATCGATTCTCGTATTAAGCAACTGACTACAGAAGTAGGGCAGAGGAAAGATCAGCATGAAAAAGCTGTTTCCAAGTACAAGGATATGATGCTGGAGGATAGTGCCGGCATTAAATCATACACTACTGCTGAGCTGAACAAAGCCAAAATGCGCGCTGATGAATTGGCCAGTGAGATCGGAGTTGCTGAAGAACGCCTGCAGATGGTTGAGGCTGGAAAGAATGAAAAGCTCAAGACTCTAATAGTAGATGTTCAGAAAGGCTGGGAGCGCGAAATCGCGAAACTGAATGATAAGGTTACAGCAGTATTTGAAGCTGCTCGCGAACATCGGGCTAAACTGACACTTGAAATTCAGAAGGGGCATGAGTTGTACCTTCAAGCTAAGGAATTATTACGAGAGCTAAATCAGGCAGAACACATTGTGGGGATGAATTATGACAAGCGAACAAATAGATTGGGCGTACCAGAGAAGCCGCTGGTCAAGGAGCTCCGTGACATTAGCTATTATTCAATTACAGACAAGTGTGTCATTCCTCATGAGGATGAGCTTATCAAAGCTTATCAAAAGGGAGAAGTAGCAGCGTGGATCGATCATTATGCCAAAACTGGTGAAGTGGTCACGAATGAAGCATTGAGAAAACATGATGAAAAGCCTATAGCTAAAGCAATCGGAGGTGTTAAGGGAGTCCTTGAACAGGTGAAGAGGGTTATCCCTAAATTCGGGCAAGAAGATATTAAGAGTATCACAATTCAATCACCCGATAACCGCAAAGCGTTCGAGAGATGGAAGAGCGAAAATCCAGATGCTCATGTGGTTGAGGTTGATGGGGAGACATCAACTCAAGATGCATTAAAAATTCGTTATGTTCCGGTTAAGAGGTAACGAAATATACCAAAAAATCTAATGGAATATGCAGGTGTAGTCCATGAAATTTTAGGCATTTGGACCATGAGCGAAAGCAGTTCCAGAAGTAGAAGACAAAGAACCATGTAAATCAAGGCAAGAAATACTATTTCCGTGGTGCCTCTGTTTTGAACAAAGAAAAGAAGAACAGCAAGGGGTAAGCGCTGGAATCATTTTAATGTAGAGCCGGGAGGATCGCGGGTCCTCCCGGCTCTTAAAAATAGGTGTGGGTGCGCTGACGCCCGACTCTCGTTCAGATTTTATTTCAAAAAATTACTTTCGCTTTCCCTTTGGCTGGACAAAATGGAGGACGTTTTAATTTTTCACTTCGAATTAAGAGATAGAAATTACTAATAGAACTGCTCCAGTTCAAAGCGAAAGTGACACGATTTTATCTTTGAAAGTGTTACAGAAACTATATGTAGGAGGAATTGATCATTCCCCAAATTGGGGTTTTGAATTACCGCATGCGGAGGTGAGATAGATATTTAGTATCGAAAAAACTATGGAAATGGCGGCCTTTGCCGAATCGAAAAGTGAGTTTGTCCATGGAAAGCTCAGCTCTTTATGCGACAAAGGCAAGCGTATATTGATCGAGTATGAAATGCCCGCAGTTATCGCTGTGAATTATCTGACCATATGGCAGTTGACGGTCCTACTCAAAAGATTCAAATGGGGCGCCGAATCAGATCAGGCAAGCGATTCTATGAAGGATGATCTCAAGTCAATACTTCCTAGGATCGAGGGGATGCTGCAGCTGCGGGTCGCAACAGCGTTGAACTGGGAGTTCCTTTGCCACCAGTGCGAAATGAACTTAACGCCTGTTCAGTTAATTAGGAGTTTGCTCGAACCATATATGTCAGGACTCGTGAACAAAGAGGATCTGTTTATTATCGGTCTGCTTTCTTCTGATAAACCGGTCACAGTCGAGTCATATATCGAAACGATTGACAAAATACCTTGGATGGAATCATCCAATACAGAAGAAGAGCGAGGTGAACAATAATTATGGCCGGAAAAAGTAAAGAGTACGATATAGCGTTTAAACTCAGCGGGCTTGTGGACCCCTCCTTAAAGCGGTCTGTCGGCAGCGCTGAAGAGCATATACAGGAGTTGGAGTGGGCTATAAAGGAATTGTCACAAAATGGCGGATTCGATCGCTTGCGGAAGGATGCAGAAAAGGCCGAGGGTGTCTTTGACGATCTGAAAGATCGTGCGGAAAGCTTTGGCGAAACTCTTAACCGAGTCGCCGAGTTTACCGGGGCAAAAGCCTTGATCGATATGGCAACCGGGTCCCTGCAGGATATTGTAGGAGTAATCGGCGACCAGGATAATGCCATGGCGCAGCTCCAGGCGTCCACGGGCATGACGGCGCAGCAAATGGAAGAAATGAATGCCATCGCCAAGGATATGTACAAGCAGAATTACGGCGAAGGTTTTGACGATTTGGGTGCGGCAATGGCCGCTGTTAAGCAGACCACGCAGCAAACTGGCGACGAGCTAGAGCAGACCACTAAGACGGCTATCGCCTTTCGGGATGTTTTTGAGGAGGATATCCCTGAATCGGTTAAAGCTGCCGACACCCTAATGAAGCAGTTTGGAATCACCTCGGGGCAATCGTACAATTTGATGGCTCAAGGTGCCCAAAAAGGGCTTAATAAGGCCGGGGATTTGCTGGATACGACCAATGAGTACGCCGTTTACTTCAAGACGATGGGCTATAATGCAAACGAAATGTTCGACATGTTTTCTGCAGGTATGGAAAATGGCGCGTTCAATTTGGACAAGGTTGCGGATTCCGTCAAAGAATTCGGCATCCGAATTAAAGACGGGTCTGATAGCACAGGCGATGCGATTTTCACCTTGTTCCAGGCGCCCGATGTGACTAAGTTTTCCAAGGCCCTAACTTCTGGAGGCGAAAAGACCAAAGAATATGCACAACTGGTCAAACTTGCCGGGAAGGATACTGCGTCTGTCATGACGAGCCAGCTCAAAAAGGGTGGCGCGGTTGCAAATGCTGCCACAAAGCGGCTCAGACAGATACTCGGCAGTGGTCAGCAACTACTTGATGGAATTTCCAAGGGATCTATATCCGGTCGGCAGGCGATGGAGCAGGTTATCAATAAGCTGAAGGATATCAAGGACCCGGTGGAGCAGAGCACCTTGGCTGTCGCCCTTTTTGGCACCCAATGGGAGGACATGGAAAGCAGCGTTGTGCTCGCGCTTGGCAACGCACGAAGTCAGTTTGATATGACCAAGCAGACCATGGAAGAAGTCGCCAAAGTCAAGTACGACACGTTAACCCGGCAATTTCAGACTGTTGGGCGCGAATTGATGACGGAGCTTGTTATCCCGATAGGCGAAGACCTTATGCCCGCCTTGCAAGACGTTGCTCACTGGGCGTCTGACAATAAAGACCTGTTGGAAATGCTCGCACTCGGCGCGCCGGCGGCGATGGTTGGGAAAAATGCATTTAAGCTGATCAGCAAGATAACCAAGGTTGGCGCTGCGGCGGAAGGAGCAGCGGGGGCGGCAGGCGGGTTCGGGGAGGCGATTGGTCTGCTTACAAATCCGGTCGGTTTAGCGGTAACGGGTGTAGGGATTTTAACAGCTGGAATTATTGCATATAAAAAACACCAATCGGAAGCTCGGAAAGATTTGTTGAATATGGGCGATGCTATCGAGGCTGCATTCTCAACGTACGAGGAACTCGATCATACCAATAAGCGGACTCAGAATCTCGTTGCGGAGTACGACCGACTGACAAAAAAAATTAAAGACTCCAAGACTCCGGCTGCCGAACTGACCGAAGCACGTCGAAAACTGAAGGGAATTGAACAGGAACTTATCGACATGAATCCTAAGATTCTTGATGCAGAGGGTTCCAAGAGCGAGAAATTTCGCGATCAACTCGGGCTTGTCCAAGATATTAACGCAGCGCAGGCGGAAATGGGTCGCCGAGAGTTAGAGCATGCAGCTCTTGAAGCTGAAGGAAAGATGCCGGAATTGGAGAGAACATATTCTGGACTAGCTGACGATTTGGAAAAGCAGAATGCGGCGTATGAAAAAGCGAAAAAGACTTATGCGGAATATGTGGCTTATATGAGCCAGCTCCAAAAAATAGAAATGAGCAACGTAAACGAAGATGAGAAATCCAAGCAGCGAAATGCCCTTGCTTCACAAATCAAAGAAACCACAGGAAAAGACTACAGCAATGCATGGGTAACATTCAAGTCGGATTTCAAAGATATCGAAGCTTCTTTCGATGTCTTTGACAAAAGGATTCAGGATACTGAGAAAGAAATGGGAGAGGCTCAGGATAGTTTTTTGAACTATTACGAATTAAAGTCAAAGATGATCGAAGAAAAGCTGGGTGGATCACTAGAGGAAATGGCCGCCAAATACAAAAACATGTCTGATGCCGAGAAAAAACGATTCGACCAGGCGATGAAAGATATGGCTGAGCTTAACCAAGAAGTGGACTTGATGCCGGATGAGAAGAAAATAAACCTGCAGCTGATATGGGAGCAAACCGGACAAATTCCTAATTTCGATCTAACGGACAGCGATTGGAAGGCTCTGAGCAAGACGATAAAAACAGGCGGAACTCCGAATTTGAGAACACCTTCCGGAGTGAAGATTAATCGCTTGGCTCAACACGATCCCGGGTTTGAGGGATTTGCCGATGGCGGCATTGCCACCAAACCGTCCATTTTTGGCGAGGCAGGACCCGAAATCGCTATCCCGCTGAACAATAAGCCGCGGTCACACGCGCTGCTGGACGCAGCAAATGACATGATGGGTCACAGCAATGGTGGCGGGGGTATTTCTGCAAGCTTCAGCTTTAGCATCACAGTAAACGGCGGCGGGCTGGATGTCGCAAGTCAGGTGAAAAAGGCGATTCAAGACCTGCAGCCGACACTGGAACGCCAGCTGGTCGCGCTGGCCGAGCGCCGGGAAAGGGTGTCGATGCGCAGATGAGCAAATCTAAAGTAAGCAGGATGAACACGGAAGAACAGGGGGAGTGGAGCAGAGCAAGTGCAAATACACGTGAATAGGAAGTAACCACAATCAATGTCTGACAAAGAACGCATTGATGCAGCAATCAAAGCGATTGACTGGGATAATCTTTAGAACGACAAGGGAAATACCAGAGGGACCTTCTGACGGAGGTTCCTTTTTTGCTTATAGTCAGCCCGGTCGCATTTCACTACGTTGCCGACGATCAGCAACTTCAGATTGTTGCCGCTGTCCGTATTCCGGCGCCGCAGCCGGTTGCGGACGATGACATTGAGGGTCCCGGCATTCTCCTCCCGAAGCCGCTTGGCCTGCATTATGGAGGGCAGCGTCTCCTCCTCGTCGCAGGCCGTAATAATGACGGACAGCCACTCTTGCAGCGGGCTCCAAGCTCACCGTGTTCTTTAAGCGGTGGTATGAGCGTTTGCGGGCGGTTAAACAACCATGGGGCTTGTGGTCTGACGTTGCGGCGTAACCACTTCCGTATTCATTAGATAGTCCCGAACGAACCGGGCGACCAGACTGTCATGAAGCAGCATGCCGATTCGTAGGATGGAACGGCGAGGAATGATAGTAAAGGCGGCTGCATTTTTCCTAATTACACCCAAGTCCTTAAAGGAATTCAGTTCATCACCAATCAAAACCCTCAAACCATCAGATTCCAGTTCTTCGCGATTATCGAAAATTAAACTGCTGACGTTAGTTTCGGCACCTCTCTTCATATTAAAAATAGAGCGCAGCAATTTTCCTGCAGCTCGGCATGCTGTTTGATTGCCAGTTGTCGTTATGCTTCACCTTGTTTGGCGCGGAGTTCGGCTACGTCCTTCTTACTGCGCCTCCCTAAGAGCCTTCTTTACTTCGCGAAGCTCCCGAACATGAATGTCATCGACTTTTTTTGGATTCACAAGTTGATGGGATGATGTGCTCCTAATCGACGAATTTGAGCATTTCGAATATTTGCCAGGGAGCCAAAACCGCAGACGTCTGCGTATTTCCGAATTGCTCATATGCTTGCATAAAGGCGTGAGCTGTTCTTTGTGAAAAGTCAACGGATTTGGGCCATTCTGTAAAGCGCCCGTGAACCGGATCATTCTCTTTCACATGCTTCAGTCTCTTACCAATCTCAAAGAGCGACTGCCCGGCAACTTGCTTGTAACTGTTGATCTCAGCTGTGATTACCTGTAGATCATTAGATAATGTCAATTGGTTTAGCTTGAGATCAGTTATTTTTGGAATGTCAATATCATTTCAAAGGCTATGAATTTTTCTTCCCTCCATATATTGACTCGTGATAAGCTATTGACAAGGTTGAATATTGAAGTATGTGCTTTAAGGCAAGGTTCGTTCGCGACTGCCTTATCGTGCATACTTTTTTTCATAAGAAAGGATCGTGGAGAGAATGGCATCAAGTAATTATCACACACTGGTAAAGAGAATGGATGAGTTTGAGCGTAGATTGAATGAGATTCAGAGGCCTGAATGTCCACCAGTATTCAAAGAGGATGGAGGACCTTGGAGATTGTTGAGAGCTCAATTGCAAGAGCAGCTCAGCCACGTACAGGATCAGAAGAGGCAGCCGATTATTAATGCGGTGGCTTCACTCATAAGATGCGCTACCGGCGTACCTCGTGTGCAGCAACTTGCCTGGGAGCAGATAGAACATGCAAAAACAATAATCCATGCTGTACTTACTACTGTAGTCACTGATAATGGTAAGGACGTGTTTAAGTCATAAAACACATGAATAGGGAAGTTTTCCTTTCGAATCCGGCTCTCCGCTGTTGGAGGATTTTACCTCAACATGCCGAATTGTGGTGTGAGGGGGTGTGTTTTATGAAATTCCAGACTATAATCACCAAATCACTCAGTGCTATTAGCAGGAGAGTTTCTACAGCAGCCATTAACAAAACTGTGGAAATAAAAAATCAAGGTAATGATAAATCTTCCTATCAAGTCACAACTTCTTTCCATGTTATAACTGTTGAGATTAAGAAAGAATTAAGTGATCTGACAGACAAAATTTCTTCTGTTGGTATTAGTTATATGGAATTGCAGAAAATCGAAGGAAGAGTCATCAGTTTTATTATTGATGAATTTGAAAAACACAAGTCTTATTTAGGTAACACAAATAGGTTTTGGCAGAACAACAAAAGTAAATTCAACAGCTTTTTAGATGATGAAATTGATGATGTTACTTCTGCTTTTAACATACGAATGTTAGTATTGAAACAAAATGCTAAAAGTAGAAGACGTAAGGCGCTCTGGGAAATTGGCAAGATGGTTCTCTCTGGTATAATCGGAGGCTTAATTACACTCTATTTAAGAATCAAGTTCTCGCCCTGACCGATAGTATTACGGATTAGTTACAAATAAAGGAATTGGTCGACTGGTGTCGAAGTGTGATGCTGGGAGGTGGAAATTTTGGCAGCAGAGAGTACATATCGCGGGTGGAGTATTCATTATAAGCGCGTTCGAGGAACGTGGGAAGCAACTGCAATTAAAGGTGCATATCGCGAAAATGCACTAGGAGATGACGAGAAAGACGCATTCATTAAGGTTACATCAAAAATTGATGTACAAGAAGATTTTTCGAAATAAGTGAGAGCCCAAGCATTATAATAAAAATGACAAGGGGATGGAAGTATGACAGAAAAGTTGATTTTTGCGAAGTTGTTAGGGGAGATGTACAGGATACAAAAATCACAAGGCATTTATAACGGAACGGATGGAAGAATATTCGGATTGCTAAACGGGGTTGAAGAGGATGTTGAAAGCGAGATTAGTAATTTGGGATTTATTAGTCGGGAGGATATAGCTAAATTTTGTGATGTATTTGATCCATACTATAAAGGAGAAAAAAGCTTGGATGAAATACCGTCCTCCAAAGAAATTCAGTTAAGCTTGGAGAATGAAGGAATCAGCGAAAGTAAATTCATTACTATCTTGGAGTATCTTTATTTAAACGGTAGTTACACTCTTGAAATTGAGAAAATAAAGAGCGGAATCAAAAGATCCGGGAGCAACATTTAAGCAGAAAAAGCACCCTAACCGGTGCTTTTTCTTTTAGCCGATCAACCAGCACAACGACCATAGAATCTTGGAATTTGCGAGATTGTGAACAAAAGTACCAAATGAGAGAGAATTCTTCGGCATATCGTGCGACAAATGGCGAAAAGTGGACGAATTTTCAGTCAAATCACCTTTGACGACCAATTCCAAGTGCCAGTATAATGGTCTTGTTCTTTCTCTCTAGTTACTAAGTACAATGATCTTAATACGGAGCGTAGCGAACGTATGCCCTTGAACTAAAATCTTGAGGAAAGAGATCATTAAAAAAACGGGGTCGCGAAACATCTTTTCAGTTTCGTGACAAAGCGAGGGTGAATGGCGAAGCCAGAGGGGCGCGCTTAATGAGCCCCTTTTTTCTTTCTTGGGTCATGTTTCTCAATGACCCGGGTTTGAACTTAAAACACGTCGATGTAACTTTAGTGCTATAAAGAGATGTGAGGGGAACAATCCTTCACACCCAACCACCAAATAGAATGCCGAGGTCACTGCTATTAAAGAGTGGCCTTTTTATATTCCGCATAAAGCCATTCATTCGTGAGTGGCTTTTTCTATTTCAGAGAAAGGGTGAAGAGAATGGAGTTTGAAAAGATTGGAGCGCTCATGTTCTATGACAAGGACAATGAGCTGGTTGGATCGGTGGGAATGGAGATTGGAGCAAATCCCGAGCAAGTAGCAGAGGGTGCAATGATGGATGTGTTCTCCACGGAAGAGGTAGAGCGCATTGCTTACTTCAAGGTGGAGGAGCATTATCTCGTTCTTCAAAAGAAAGGGTGAAGTCGATGAGCGATCTAAGACAACGATTCATGAGCGAAACCGAGGACACCAACAATCTGGCCGTACTGGTCACAGCTGTCATGCTTCCTACAGGAGCCATTGAGATCATTACCAACAGCTTCAGACTGGATGAGAAGATCAAGTATATCAGGGAAGCTTATGACGATGAGTTTAAGCTCAAGGCGAACCCGGCGGTCAAGATCGTCGGATACATGCTGGT is a genomic window of Paenibacillus durus ATCC 35681 containing:
- a CDS encoding DUF3102 domain-containing protein, whose protein sequence is MTLSNDLQVITAEINSYKQVAGQSLFEIGKRLKHVKENDPVHGRFTEWPKSVDFSQRTAHAFMQAYEQFGNTQTSAVLAPWQIFEMLKFVD
- a CDS encoding phage tail tape measure protein; this encodes MAGKSKEYDIAFKLSGLVDPSLKRSVGSAEEHIQELEWAIKELSQNGGFDRLRKDAEKAEGVFDDLKDRAESFGETLNRVAEFTGAKALIDMATGSLQDIVGVIGDQDNAMAQLQASTGMTAQQMEEMNAIAKDMYKQNYGEGFDDLGAAMAAVKQTTQQTGDELEQTTKTAIAFRDVFEEDIPESVKAADTLMKQFGITSGQSYNLMAQGAQKGLNKAGDLLDTTNEYAVYFKTMGYNANEMFDMFSAGMENGAFNLDKVADSVKEFGIRIKDGSDSTGDAIFTLFQAPDVTKFSKALTSGGEKTKEYAQLVKLAGKDTASVMTSQLKKGGAVANAATKRLRQILGSGQQLLDGISKGSISGRQAMEQVINKLKDIKDPVEQSTLAVALFGTQWEDMESSVVLALGNARSQFDMTKQTMEEVAKVKYDTLTRQFQTVGRELMTELVIPIGEDLMPALQDVAHWASDNKDLLEMLALGAPAAMVGKNAFKLISKITKVGAAAEGAAGAAGGFGEAIGLLTNPVGLAVTGVGILTAGIIAYKKHQSEARKDLLNMGDAIEAAFSTYEELDHTNKRTQNLVAEYDRLTKKIKDSKTPAAELTEARRKLKGIEQELIDMNPKILDAEGSKSEKFRDQLGLVQDINAAQAEMGRRELEHAALEAEGKMPELERTYSGLADDLEKQNAAYEKAKKTYAEYVAYMSQLQKIEMSNVNEDEKSKQRNALASQIKETTGKDYSNAWVTFKSDFKDIEASFDVFDKRIQDTEKEMGEAQDSFLNYYELKSKMIEEKLGGSLEEMAAKYKNMSDAEKKRFDQAMKDMAELNQEVDLMPDEKKINLQLIWEQTGQIPNFDLTDSDWKALSKTIKTGGTPNLRTPSGVKINRLAQHDPGFEGFADGGIATKPSIFGEAGPEIAIPLNNKPRSHALLDAANDMMGHSNGGGGISASFSFSITVNGGGLDVASQVKKAIQDLQPTLERQLVALAERRERVSMRR